The Paenibacillus sp. FSL R7-0345 DNA segment CTTCCAGCGTTTTGCGATTGGGTGGCCGGTAATAAGCAGGACCGAGCGTGAAATGACATACTGGATCCATAAGATAACAGGGGCAGCAATCAGCATATACAGAAAGCTCCACCAGGAGAGGAATACAGTCTCCAGTACCAGAAATACCAGAGGAAGCAGGTAATATATGCGCAGCTTTGTAATTGTCAGATTTATTTTTTTGATAAGCTTGTATTGATAGAATGTTGCTGCGCCTTTGGTGTTGGATTCCATAGCGAAATTTCAGGCCTCCTCGTAGATACTCATGTTAATAATATCGGATGAATCAGGCATTTTGTTAAATCTGGGCAGCTAATCACCGTTTGGTTTATCACAGAATATATATATTTTGGGCAGGGCAGGATAGGAAAAAACTATGAAAAGGTTTAAAATGATAGAAGGTGTAACATACTGTTCTTAAAAGAGTCAAGGTGGGATGGTAATGGAACAGCAAATCGAACATTCCTGCATTATTTGCGGGCAGCTGAAGCAGGAAGGGATTGTAATTGTCTCGCATTTTATATGTGAGGATTGCGAGAGCGAGATGGTGCGTACCGATGCTGAGGATATCAAGTACCGTTTTTTCATTGGCCGGATGAAAAAAATCGGACTGCAAAAGAACGCATAGACCGGACGGTATAGCTTACAACAACGGCGTAAAAAGAGCGGGCGGTGAAGTTGTGTCGCAGTGGCTGTATATCAGGCAAATCGTATAACGGCTTCCCCGTTCTGTATTGGTGCGGAGGAGCCGTTTTGTTGTGCAGCAGAGGGTTTTCTACGGTTTTATAGGCGTTTGGCCGCATTTGCGTTAAAATAGAGGTAACCCCCAGGGAAGGATATATAAACATGGACAAGTTACAGCCTGGCAGGGCGCCTATATATGAAATGCTGGAACAATATAGACTTAAGGGTAATATATCTTATCACGTG contains these protein-coding regions:
- a CDS encoding sigma factor G inhibitor Gin, with product MEQQIEHSCIICGQLKQEGIVIVSHFICEDCESEMVRTDAEDIKYRFFIGRMKKIGLQKNA